The segment GCACTAGACATGATTTAACCACAAAAGAACGGGAATCAATGTCATTAAGATCAAACACTATCAATTCCTGAAACACTTAATTCAGGTTAAATAAAATACGATAATGAAACAATATTTACTATTACTATCAGGCATAACGCTCCTATCAATAATCACACTTGTGAGCTGCAAGGAAGATGAAGGTGAAAAAATACTCAGTGATGCAAAGCAAATAGAATCATTTGAGTTCAATGAATTGGATCCGATTATTACAGGAGTCATTTCTGAAAATAACATTGAACTTACTGTTCCTTATGGCACAGATTTGACTCAGCTAGTAAGCAGTATCACTATTTCAGACTTAGCTACAATTTCACCTGCTTCGGGCGTAGCCCAAGACTTTTCCGCTCCAGTGAATTATACAGTAACAGCGGAGGATGGTTCTACACAAGAATATGTAGTGACCGTGATCACTGCAGAAAACCCTTTTGATGAATCGAAGGAAATACTGTCTTTCGTCTTCGCCGATCTGAATCCTGAAGTCGAGGCTCACATTGATGAAAAATACAAAGAAGCAGAAGCTTGGCTTCCGTTTCAATCAGACCGCACGAATCTAAAGCCAACCATTGTAGTTTCCGAAAAAGCGACCATTTCTCCAGCATCTGGCGAGAGTCAAGATTTTTCTTCTCCAGTTACTTACACTGTCACGGCTGAAGATGGAACAACACAGGAATACATAGTATCAGTTTTTGAAGATGAAGATGAAACTGGATTTCCTCATGCCGTCCTCAATATGAGAGGTAAATGGAAAATAACATTGCCACTCAATAAATCCGACGAATATGTAACGGACAGCCATGCAGGTGATGCCAAAGAAATAAAACCAGAAGAACTCATCACTTATGAAGAGTTGACATACGGTTTTTTCAAAACAGTGCAACACCCAGATACCGATGAGTATGGAGTAGCTTTCTCAGCCAACTGTGGAGGAGAAAGAACCTCAACTGGCACACTTTACTCTAGGTCAGAACTGAGAGAATACAATAGAAATGGCGCCAGAGATTGGAGCAACGAAGGAAACACTCTTCATAAAATGGTTTTGCGTCAAGCCGTCACACAAGCCCCTACCAACAAACCTGAAGTAGCTGCCGGACAAATTCACAATGGCGATGACCAAATTCTCATTCGATTCACTGGCAATGGCAGAGGTAGATATGATGCATACACTGATGGAGATGGAGATATCTGCACAGGGACTATCACTGAGGCTGGAGATCCTAACAACAAGACTGGAGATTTAAGATGCTACTACGAAAACAGTAAGCGATATGTCGTACTGGATAACGACTATACACTAGGAGAAATATTCACTGTCGAAATCATTGCTCAAAACAATCAGGTAATCGTCAACTACAATGGTGAAAATAAATTGACCTGGGATGTCACTCTGAAAAATTGCTACTTCAAAGCAGGTTGTTACTCACAATCGAGTTCAAAAAACCAATGCAATGGCAAAAGTTACCCTGATGATGATGTGGATGACTTGGCAGAGGTTGTTATCTACGATATGGAACTCTACTAATTTCAGCACTGCATTTTATTTAGATTGGAAGTTTTGAGTTTTATCATCTATGCTAATCAAGATGTAAACATTTGGAGCAATCAAATGTTTACATCTATCTCTAGCTTTATTACTCTCTTCCATTTGGTATTCCAATATATTAATGTACCAATTTACAGCTTGACCGATAATATTGTCCCAAATCATCCATTTCTCAATATTTTTCAATTCTAAAACGTACTATTAGTTGTAAAAAAGGAATGTATTAATTAATTTGGTCTACCAATTTTTGGAACACCATTTCATGTTCCAGTTAAGATTAGGAAAAATTACTATACTAAAATTAAGAATGACTATGAAAAGAACGATTCTAACAAACAACAAGGTTGTAGCCTTCCTTTCAAAAGGTTTTGTAGCCTCAATAATGGCTATGAGTGTATTAATATTTGCCACTTCATGTGGCGAAGACGATGGTGGGGGGAAAAAAGTAGATCCTGTTGCTTCATTTACTGCTCAAGTAGAAGTATTTGAGGTCACTTTCTACAATACCTCTGAAGGAGCTGTAAGCTATGCTTGGAATTTTGGGGATGATGCAACATCTACTGATCAAAATGTTATACACACCTACGCATCTCCAGGCGACTACACTGTTACATTGACTATCACTGGTGCTGATGGCACTACTTCTACTGCAGAGAATGTCGTTTCTATTGTAATCCCAGAAGCCGCATTCAAAAATGGAAACTTTGATTTATATGCTAGTGATAGCCCTGACTATCAATTGAATAATGATGATTGGGAGCCTGTAGCAGAGAATGGATGGGTAATAGATGAAGCAGTATTTAGAGCTGGTGGTATGACTACTGACGGCAAGTTAGACGCAGAAGGCAACAAAACCAATGGCATTAAATACAATGCTCCAAACAGAGGAGTTTACCAAGTGGTTGACGTTACTGTTGGAGCTACATACGAGGTTAAATTCGAGGCTACTACAGAGGCGCTAGATGTACCAGAAGTTGACCTAGCTACTTTTTATATGTTGAGTGAAATCATCACGAACAAAGATGGCGTAACAGATGCAAACACTTTAGGCAAAGTCTCTGTTCAAAGTGATCCAAATGGTGGTAAAACATCTTGGAAAACTTTCACATTTGAATTCACTGCTACAACTGACAAAGTTCTTTTCTTCGGAAAATCTGTGGATCCAGTAGGATCAGACAGTAATCGTGAAGTTTGGTTTGACAACTTCGAGATCACGTTAAAATGATACCCTAGCAAAATATAGAATACAAAAAGCATTGAGTTTGACTCAATGCTTTTTTTTTACCTCTCCGTATTAGGACAGGTAAATTTGGCAAGATGGTGTAGTTATTTAGAAGAAATAAACTGAAGAAATATACTGTTCCAATCCAAATTTATTCTCTCAAAAAAATTTGCGTCATATTTGGAAAACCAATATATTGGTACACCAATCATTGGAAATCCAATGATTGGTACTAATTACTATATATTTAACATGAAAGACAGATTATGAAAAATTTTACTATTTTCAAAAAGCCATTATCAGGGCTAAAAACATTTACCATGATAATGGTATTAGGAGTAGTCTTTACCGCGTGTAAAGACGATGATCCTAAACCAGGTACTGAGCCTGTAGCTAATTTCACCTCAGTGGTGGATGAGTTGAAAGTAACCTTCACCAACACTTCCACTGACGCGACATCTTACGCGTGGAACTTCGGTGACGATGCTACATCTACTGATGAGTCTCCTGTTCATACTTATGCAGAATCAGGAACTTATACCGTCACGCTCGTAGCAACTGATGACGATGAGCAATCAAACACAAAAACAGAATCTATCACAGTAGAAGTAGCTGTAGTTGGACCAACTGCTGGGTTCACTTCTGCGGCTGATTTCTTGGTAGTTACATTCACCAATACCTCAGAAAATGCAACCAGTTATGCTTGGACATTTGGTGATGACCAAACCTCTACTGATGCTGCACCAGTGCATACTTATGCAGCGGCTGGTACGTACACCGTCACTTTGGTAGCTACAGGTGCCAACAATTTAACCAACACGACGACCGCTAGTATTACAGTTGAAGCATCAACTGAGCCAGTAGCAAGTTTTACCTCTGTAGCCAATGGACTTGAGGTGACATTTACCAACACATCCACTAATTCAACTACCTATTCTTGGGATTTTGGGGTAGATGGTGACGATACAGACGTCTCTACAGACAAAGATCCCGTTTATACTTACGCTACAGATGGCACCTACACTGTTAAATTGATAGCAAGTGATGACAATGGAACAACAAACGAAATTACTGCAGAAGTAACTGTGGCAGCTGCTGCTGTCCTTGTTGTAGAATTTAATAATGGCACATTTGATTTGTATGCTAGTACTGATACAGAAAACTATCAGAAAAATAACGATATGTGGGAAGAGCCTGATGGATGGGATGACGCTAATTTCCAAGTAGGGGGAATGAGTACTGACGGTAAAAAAATTGGTGAGACTAAAACCAACGGTATCAAGTTTGCTGATGCATTACGAGGATTGTACCAAGAAATAGTGGTTGAAATAGGTACCTCATACACTGTTACCTTCGATGCCTCAACAGAAACATGGATTGATGGTGTGCAAGTAGATAAACTAAAAGCCTATTTGCTAACAGGCCCTATAACTTCTGAAACGCAAATAATTGATGACGGGGGTGCAAGTGATAACGTTTATACGTCTGTTACAGCTAAGAGTCCCGTATTGCAAGCAGATGCTACTAAATCTGGATGGGTCACTTATACAATGAACTTCACAGCAGAAACGACGTCTTTGGTCTTCTTTTTGAAGAGCATTGATCCAGCAGCTGATAGTAATAATGAGAGCTGGTTGGACAACATCATCATTACTAAGGATTAATTAATATTAATCCTATAATTAAAAGCCGCTTAGAAACCCTAAGCGGCTTTTTTCTAACCAAACCTGAGAAAAAATTGCATTAAAAATGAAAAAGATAGCCCCTCTATTCACTTTACTTGCTTTCATTGTTTTTGCTTCATGTTTGCATGAAATCATTTATTCTGACGATACTCAATTTGCACCCTATCAACAAAATCCACCATTCACACTTCCAGACAATAGTACCTTTTATCAAAATATCCCCTATGATCAACATGAAAGGAATCAATTAGATATTTTCCTACCCGCCCCATCGAATGGAAACTCCTCACCATTGCTAATCATTATTCATGGAGGTGGTTTTGTACAGGGAGATAAAAAACAAGCATACTCCAGCTCTTACCACCGCCATTTGATCAATAATTTATTGTCCAAAAACATAGCCGTGTCTACCATCAATTACCGCTATGTAGATGACAATGGAGGCATCATGAGAAGCATCAATGATTGTAAAAGAGCCTTGCAGTTTATCAAACACCACCGCGATTCTTTAGGCATAAACAGCTCCAAAATCATCCTAATGGGAAGCTCTGCGGGCGCTGGGACAGCACTGTATATCGGACTAAGCAGTGACTTAGCCGACCTCACTAGTGCAGAGCCCATACTACACCAGTCTACCCAAGTACTAGGAGTCATAGGCACCGAAACACAAGCTACCTATGATATAGCCAAATGGGATCAATTGGTATTTTCAACGTACCAAACACTAGGATTTAATCATCAAGACATAATATCCATCATCGGAAAATCTAGAATTGAACAATACCTTGGAGCGAAGGATACAGACGTGAATTCTGATGAAACATGGGGTTCTCACCTAGATATACTGAGTCTGATGACTACCGATGATCCAGAAATCTACATTGCCAACCAAAAAATTGCCAATAGTGTCCCTACAAATAGTTCAGAGCTATACCATCATCCGTTACATGCCAAAGTACTGATGGATAAGGCAAAGGAAGCTGGTCTTTCTTCCAGATTTTACATTCCAGAACTGGATATTGACACCCGGGATGAGGAGTCGATAGAAGATTTTATCTTAAGAAAACTATTGTAAAAGGTAGGAAAAAATCATCCCCATGCAAGAATGAATAAACTGCCGTTCATAAAAGCCCACACTAGCCAATTAATTATCAGTCTTAATTCCAATTGAAACGTTGTAATAGGATAAAAGAAAAGGGAGATCTCGTTGAGATCTCCCTTTTCTTTTATAACATCTTTAAATAAAAATTATTCACTCAATTGTGCAAACAATATTAGATTCCTAAAGCCTGACCTCCACCAATTTGGATCGTCTCTGCTGTAATGAAAGATGCATCATTGCTAGCAAGGAATGCTACGACAGAAGCAACCTCTTCTGCTTCGCCTAATCTACCCAACAAAATGCTGTTCTTCCATGTAGCAAATACTTCAGGCTTAGTTTCCTTTATTTGCGCGTGGAATGGAGTATCAATTGTTCCAGGTGATACGGCATTTACTCTGATTCCATACTCAGCCAAGTCTTTAGCCAATGCTCTTGTAATTGCATGAACTCCAGCTTTAGAAGTACCATAAACACCAGCGCCTGGTCCACCTGCATTCCAACCTGCGTTAGATGTGTAATTGATGATTGAAGCATTCTCACCCTTTTTAAGGAATGGAATGGCAGCTCTTGAAGCAAAAAATACTGAATCAAGGTTGAGAGCCATCACGAATCTGTAAAATTCTGTTGTCATTTCTTCAAACCTAGCTCTTCCTCCAAGTCCACCTGCATTGTTTACAAGAAGATCAATTTTACCGTACTTTTCACCGATTTTAGTAATGTTTTCTGTTACAGCTTCATCGCTAGTCACATCAAACCCAACATATTCAGCCTTTATACCTTCTGCAGCTAACTCCTCTACGCATTTAGCTCCTTTTTCATCCTCAATGCCGTTTAAAACAACAGTGTAGCCATCTTTACCTAATCGTTTGGCTACTGCGAAACCGATTCCACCTGTGGCTCCCGTTACTACTGCTACTTTACCTTCTAATTTCATAGTTGTATAAATTTAATATCTAGTTCTATTTTATTTCTATTCTCTTAATTTCCTTACATAGTACAAATATTGCAATCACACTCAATGGCACGAATGCACCAATGATCACAAATGCTGGCGTGTATGAAGTCTCCGTAATGAATGGGATGAGGAAATTCATTCCTATCACACAGAAAAGACCAACTGTCCCTCCAAATCCAGCCAATGCACCCACAGATTTTCCGCTCAACAAATCACTAGGGATAGTCTGTACATTGCTAATTGAAAACTGAAAGCCAAACAGGACAACAGCCACAATACCTACAAACTTTTCAGGTGTATCTGCCATGAAAATGGTAGCTAGCAATCCCAAAAACATAAGTACCGCGCCAATGGAAATAGTTGTTTTTCGTGCCTTATCTACTCCCTTTCCTTGTGAGATCAGCTTTCCAGCGAACCATCCACCTGCCATACTACCAATAGCTGCACCTACATAAGGTACCCATGCAAACATCCCGATTTCTTTAACATCAAAACCATATGTGTCAGCCAAGTAAATAGGCATCCATCCTGCAAACAACCACCACAGTGGCTCTAGAAAGAATCGAGATGCAGGTACAGACCAAGCTTCTTTGTGAGATAAAATCTCACGCAAAGACAATACTCGTTCTTCCTCATCGCTAGTCTGAGCAGGCTGATCAGATAATATATGATCTTGCTCTTCTTTGGTAATCCAAGGGTGCTTCTTAGGAGCAGCCTTGTTGATGATCAACCATGGAATCACCCATAGCAATACCAAACTACCAACTATCACAAATGTCAATCTCCACCCATATCCAAGATATAGCATGGCAATAAGCGGTGGTGCAATCACAGATCCCATAGAGGCCCCAGCATTGAATATACCTTGTGCCATGGCTCTCTCCTTTGCGGGAAACCACTCTGCATTACTCTTCACGGCTCCAGGCCAATTACCCGCTTCGGATACGCCGAGCATCACTCTGAACAATCCAAATGACATGAGTCCTGATGCCACCGCATGCAAAGCAGTCGAGGCTCCCCAAGCCATAATACTGACGACATAGCCCATTCGAGTGCCTATTTTATCAAACATCCTCCCCGAGACTGACTGCCCAATAGCATAGGCCACCATAAACACATTCAACATGATAGAGTAATGATGCTTAGTAAATCCAAGCTCTTCTGATATACCAGGCCACATCACACTGATAGCCGTCCTGTCAATGTAGTTGATTACCGTCGCTATAAAAATCAACACTATAATCCACCACCTTAGTCCTTTTACTTTCATGTTCTAATATTTAGTCTTTCAATTCCAGTTGCAAACACTGTGTATTGCACTGCTTAGTACCCTAGCTTATTTATTTCCAAAATATGATACTTCACCTCCCTCAAGAAAATCCTCTCGTACGGGGCTAAACACATCAATAAGTATCCCTGCTTCTAGACAAACTGCACTATGAAGTACATTTGGTTCCATGTAGATACCATCGCCAGCTTTTACAATTTGCTTTTCTCCACCTACAGTAAACTCAAATTTACCTGCGGCACAATAAGTAGACTGTGTATGAAAATGAGCGTGAGGCGACCCCAAAGCACCTGCTTCGAATTTGACCTGTACCATCATGATCTGATTGTCATATCCTAAGAATTTACGAGAAACCCCTCCTCCCAATTCTTCCCATTCCATCTTATCAGCTAAAATAAATTTGTCACTAAACCTCTTCATAATATTCGTTTGTTAATCGCTTTTACTTGTCAGCAAACCATACGTCTACTTGACTTGATAATAATAAGGCCCTGTCCAGACCAATTTTTCTGCATCAATTTCTATTTCGTGTGTTGTATCTGTGCCATTGTCCAAGCGGCATACAACCAATCTGAGCTCAGATCCCCCCGTATGTCTGATACTCAAGGCAATGAATTCCTCGGATTGAAAAGTAATGGAGATGTTATCGACCATAGAAAAGGCATTGGTAGAAAACTCACTCACTGGCGAATACTGTCCATGTGACTCCAATACAGAAGCAAAAACCGCATTTTTGGCTTGTCTTCTCAACATAAACATCGGATCAGAACGTAGGTTGTGATGTGGATCATTGGCTCCTATTCTACCCAACAAAAACTCATCGCCATCACCTGTCACAGCAGTCCAAGAATAAAATTTATAATCCTGCATCCAAGTCATCTTGGTATTGGATGGCAACTGATCTGAGCGGCCTTCTTCCCAAATATGCTGGTAGCCATTTTTCTCACCCATTGGCTGGAGTGTCGCGTTTGTCTTGTAATTTGAATTGCTAGACAAAATCTGTCCGAAATAATAGTAGGGTAAATCGTAACTATGTGACTCAACTGCACGCACATCAAACAGATCTATAACGAGCGGCTTTTCAAACAATGAATCTGCGACGAGACAAATGGTTCTCTGCATAGCGACCCCTTCATAGGCATTTACATCTTTGGCACTAGCTATCTGAATATCAGAGCGGTTCTTATCAAAGAAAAATCGATCTGAATGATGGAGATTGGCTTTGTCTATTTTACCTCCATAGTTGGTGTTTTGATCCACTACCAGCGTATTGTGAGCAATCGTTTGCTTCGAAAAAGTCTTGTTTTCTTTGAGGTATCCTCCCCCATCCTTTTGTTCAATATTAACAAATCTCGCCACCCCATAATCCTGTAGCACTTCATCGCCATTTTCATACAGCGAATAAGAAAGTTTGTCATAGTGACCATGTCCCATTCCTTGGGCAGTGTATTTCAATACAGCGTTGATATCTCCACCACTGTGATTCATTCTGAGGATGCCTACACCACCTTCGCTACCGTCAGCTCCATCTCTCAGCTCCAAAGACTTGGGAATGAATGGTTTGGCTTTACCCTGAGTGATAGCTTGCGCCACACTAAAGCCCGTAGCATCCAAGAGTACTTTTTCTTGTTTTTCTGCTATAGAAAGTAGCTCAGGGTTTTGACCCGCAAAATGATACACAATATCTACTGCAGACACGAGTTCTCTGGAGTAATAAGACATGCCCTTTTGCGCATCATTGATCGGATAAAATTCCCCATCACTGTCTGCTAGATTGACCAGTGCATATACAGCTTTGGCCAAGATATTTTCTCTATGTTCGAATATTTTCAAATCAGGTCTGGCATTCTCAAGGCTCGCTGCAAATACCACAAAAGGATAAATTGCATACCGCTGATAATAGGGACCTTCGGCATAAAAGCCATCAGGTGAGAACAGCATATCCATCTGTGCCAAGAAGCCTGCTCTATTTTGACCAGGAGCCAAAATACTGCCTCCGTCGTTATCCTTGACACCCACTGCCAAAGTATCAATTTCTAATCCATACAAAGCACGTTGAATCAATTCTTCGTCCTTCATTACCAAGCCCATCATGCCTACACCTGCACAGGCCCAAGTACTATGATTATGAATACGGTTAAAGAACTGGGGATTTTCTACCGAAAGAAAATCTGCGTAGGGTCTGAATAAGTTTTTCTCTAGATTTTCTTTCTGCTCCTCATTCAACCAATCATATATACAATCATAGGCCTGGCTTGTGTACACCATCCAGTTGGCATCATTAAGAGACTGCCAAAAAAGCTTACCTCTAGTATAGGATTTTTCACTTGGGTGCAACGACAAGGTAGGGAAGAGTTTCGCATATTGCAGTAGCATATCATGGATATAAACAGCATATTTCTCATTACCAGTGATCATGAAAAGATTACCTGCCTTTTGCATGGTCAAGTAGTTCAGCTTGTGACGCTCATGGGTATATCCACCTGCCAAATCCTGAGGTACAGGAACCTCTATACCGTTGGCAATCTCCTGTTCCACTTGCCTCATCGCCTCTTGAATTGATTCATTGAACAAAGGAATATTTTTATACTCCTTTTGAATCAAAGCAAGAGACTGTTTATCAAACAAAATACTTTGGTGATTCAAACCCACTGTTGTCTTTTGTTCCTGACTGCATGATGCCATGACGCACAACAGCAGCAGGTTCAAACACCCAATAAGCACTATACGATGTACTACTAAATCTATCTTCACTATACGATCACTCATATTCAATTTCCTAGTCTTTATCATGCAGTTGATTAACCCAGCTCACGCTAGACACTTTTCATAAAGTGCATTTTGAGTCTGTCAGCAAAGTATTGGCGGACTTTCATCCACCAATATTCACATTCAAACTAATTATTAATTGTAACCCAAATCTTATTAGAGATATACCAAAATTGAGTTTTGCAAATCTGAATGGACATCAGAATGGCACTGTGACCAGGAGAGATTCTAATAAAATATAGTCGACCTGTAGAATTACAGATAATTACTATATTTGTAATGGTGATTAATCTAATTCAATGAAGATACCGACGGCCAAATTGATATTTATATTGATGTGATTATCCCTCCTAAATGGATTAGCACTTGGTTAATCCATTTTTTTTGCACTAACTTTTTAGTACCCCTTTTATTTTTTTCTCTTCTTAAGATTAAATTGTTCCACTTGTAGCGTATTTGAAAAATCCAATATATCGCTAAGGTGATCCCTCATCGCCTGAGTAGCCTTTTCAATATCCTGCTCTTTTATGTAGAACAATATTCTTTCGTGCAACTCCAATGCCGTGTCAGACCTTCCATCCCCACAAGCATCTAGTTCTCTATAATTTGTCAAAATATCGGGCGTAATCACCAACATCAACGATTTAAGCACCGAATTTTTACTAGCCTCTGCAATACTCAAGTGAAACATCAAATCCTCATCTACCGCATGAATACCTGCATCCTTTTTTTTCTTATAAGCAGCCAGAGCACTTTCAATATTTTCAATATCCTCCTCTGTCCTGTTTTGTGCAGCCAAAGCAGCAGCATTGGTTTCCAATATAACTCTGGTCTCTACGAGAGATCTAAAATCTTTCACTTCAAGTCTCAAAACATCTGAAATCAAACCTTCCAGGGCTGTCATTCCTAGTCCAGCAACGACTGTCCCACTTTGTGGAAGTGTCTTGAGGATCCCATAAAATTCAAGCTTTTTTATCGCATCCCTTACATGTGATCGACCGATACCAAAAACTTCACAAAGCTTCCTTTCTGGTGGAAGTTTATCTCCTGGTTTGAGTTGACCAGAAGTGATTAACTCCTTTATTTGGTTGATAATCTTATCTACTGGTGTTTCGATTACGATTTGTGTGAAGTTATTTAACAATTCCATTCGTTATTTGTTGACCCATTGTTAATTGGTTGACCAATTTAGTTATTTATTACCCAAGGACAAATTTTTTAAGAAAAATTTTATTTTCTAACAAAATATATCACAGGCAATTTACCATCAAAAACCATATTTTGCTATTCATAAAGTAGCTTTTTAGCTACGTCATGCCTGTGACAAACACGTGAGAAACAATCTCTTATTTTGATTTCAGGTCTTTTTTTGCGACATTCACTTTTGGTTAACCAATAATTGACATTCCAGTTTTTGGGAAGCCAAAAGAAAGACTATTTTTTAACTATTAAAAATTATTATGAAAAACTACCTGTTTAGATGGGGGGACTTTTATCAAAGTTTCGTCATCACAATCTTAGTTGCTGCCTTAGCCATAGGCTTTCAAGCATGCGACGAAAATCTTGATTTACAAGAACAAGATTTACTATTAAACTCACCATTAGCAGCTGGTGACCAAGTAAGTATCACCAATCCAGGGTTTGAGAGTAATTGGTCCGGATGGATCGATACAGACCCTTCGGCAACATCAAGTGACGCACATTCAGGATCCAAATCAGCTAAAATCACAGGGTCTAGTGGCAAATTCGAGCAAAGCATTGCAGTCAAACAAAACACTGACTACACACTCTCTGCCTATATTTTGGAAGCGGGTATTATTGGAGCCCAAGTTGGCAATAGCAACTTTAGTGATGGAGGAGATTACAGTGATTGGACTCAAGTATCTGTAACCTTCAACTCTGGATCGAACAGCGCTATCACAATCTATGGTGCATACGGTGGTGATACAGGGCGTTTCGATGATTTTGTACTAACAGAAGGCGGCAACACCGATGGAGGTGATGACGATGACGACAATGACCCAACAGATCCGACCACAGGAGAGCTATCCATCTCTAGTGTATCGGCCAGTGCCAATGATGGTAACGTCCCTGCCAATGCCATTGATGAAGACCCAAATCTATCTACCAGATGGTCTGCGAATGGTTCAGGGCAGTACATTACTTTTGACCTTGGATCATCTCAAACGGTAAGCAGTATCAAAATTGCTTGGTACAAGGGTAACGAGAGAAGTTCTTCGTTCAAAATCCGAATCGGCGATAGTACTTCTAACCTCACAGAGGTACTTTCAGCAAGCTCATCGGGCAGTACCTTAGGATTAGAGACCTACAACTTTGAAAGCACCACTGGACGATATGTACGCATCACTTGCCTTGGCAATTCTGCAAATACGTGGAACAGCATCACTGATGTAGAAATCTATGGACAGGCACAAGATGGAGGTACTGATCCAGACCCAGATCCAGACCCAGTTGACCCTGATCCTGTAGATCCTACTGAGCCTGGTACAGCAAACATCCCTTCTGATCTGATGGAAAATTGTAACCAATGGAAAATCACGTATCCAGATGGTGTAGAGGACAAAACATTGTGTGGCGAAAGCAACAATGAATATTTCTATGTCAACAACGATAAAAATGCCATCGTATTTAGAGTGCCAATCAGAAGCAACAATGGCTCTACCCCCAATTCAAATTACATCCGTTCTGAATTGAGAGAAAGAACAGAATCTGGCAGCTCAGATATCTACTGGACTACTAGCGGAAAACATGTAGTATATGTGGAGCAAGCCATTACACACCTGCCGATGAATAAAGACCACTTGGTTGCCACACAAATTCATGGTAACAAAGCAGATGGTATTGATGACGCCATGGTCATGAGACTTGAGGGTTCTCATTTATTCCTAAGCTTCAACGGTGGCAAACTCAGAAGTGACGTGACGATCAAGTCTAACTATACATTGGGAACCAAACATGAGGTAATCTTTGAGGTAATAGACGGTAAACACTACTGCTACTACAGTG is part of the Reichenbachiella agarivorans genome and harbors:
- a CDS encoding cupin domain-containing protein, yielding MKRFSDKFILADKMEWEELGGGVSRKFLGYDNQIMMVQVKFEAGALGSPHAHFHTQSTYCAAGKFEFTVGGEKQIVKAGDGIYMEPNVLHSAVCLEAGILIDVFSPVREDFLEGGEVSYFGNK
- a CDS encoding polysaccharide lyase family 7 protein — protein: MKNYLFRWGDFYQSFVITILVAALAIGFQACDENLDLQEQDLLLNSPLAAGDQVSITNPGFESNWSGWIDTDPSATSSDAHSGSKSAKITGSSGKFEQSIAVKQNTDYTLSAYILEAGIIGAQVGNSNFSDGGDYSDWTQVSVTFNSGSNSAITIYGAYGGDTGRFDDFVLTEGGNTDGGDDDDDNDPTDPTTGELSISSVSASANDGNVPANAIDEDPNLSTRWSANGSGQYITFDLGSSQTVSSIKIAWYKGNERSSSFKIRIGDSTSNLTEVLSASSSGSTLGLETYNFESTTGRYVRITCLGNSANTWNSITDVEIYGQAQDGGTDPDPDPDPVDPDPVDPTEPGTANIPSDLMENCNQWKITYPDGVEDKTLCGESNNEYFYVNNDKNAIVFRVPIRSNNGSTPNSNYIRSELRERTESGSSDIYWTTSGKHVVYVEQAITHLPMNKDHLVATQIHGNKADGIDDAMVMRLEGSHLFLSFNGGKLRSDVTIKSNYTLGTKHEVIFEVIDGKHYCYYSEDGNLASAYASGNASSYLIKDGSNSYVMNKSYGEAYFKVGNYTQSNANEEGSDTGNPNNYGEVLVYDFSVSHQ
- a CDS encoding FadR/GntR family transcriptional regulator, which produces MELLNNFTQIVIETPVDKIINQIKELITSGQLKPGDKLPPERKLCEVFGIGRSHVRDAIKKLEFYGILKTLPQSGTVVAGLGMTALEGLISDVLRLEVKDFRSLVETRVILETNAAALAAQNRTEEDIENIESALAAYKKKKDAGIHAVDEDLMFHLSIAEASKNSVLKSLMLVITPDILTNYRELDACGDGRSDTALELHERILFYIKEQDIEKATQAMRDHLSDILDFSNTLQVEQFNLKKRKK
- a CDS encoding heparinase II/III domain-containing protein → MSDRIVKIDLVVHRIVLIGCLNLLLLCVMASCSQEQKTTVGLNHQSILFDKQSLALIQKEYKNIPLFNESIQEAMRQVEQEIANGIEVPVPQDLAGGYTHERHKLNYLTMQKAGNLFMITGNEKYAVYIHDMLLQYAKLFPTLSLHPSEKSYTRGKLFWQSLNDANWMVYTSQAYDCIYDWLNEEQKENLEKNLFRPYADFLSVENPQFFNRIHNHSTWACAGVGMMGLVMKDEELIQRALYGLEIDTLAVGVKDNDGGSILAPGQNRAGFLAQMDMLFSPDGFYAEGPYYQRYAIYPFVVFAASLENARPDLKIFEHRENILAKAVYALVNLADSDGEFYPINDAQKGMSYYSRELVSAVDIVYHFAGQNPELLSIAEKQEKVLLDATGFSVAQAITQGKAKPFIPKSLELRDGADGSEGGVGILRMNHSGGDINAVLKYTAQGMGHGHYDKLSYSLYENGDEVLQDYGVARFVNIEQKDGGGYLKENKTFSKQTIAHNTLVVDQNTNYGGKIDKANLHHSDRFFFDKNRSDIQIASAKDVNAYEGVAMQRTICLVADSLFEKPLVIDLFDVRAVESHSYDLPYYYFGQILSSNSNYKTNATLQPMGEKNGYQHIWEEGRSDQLPSNTKMTWMQDYKFYSWTAVTGDGDEFLLGRIGANDPHHNLRSDPMFMLRRQAKNAVFASVLESHGQYSPVSEFSTNAFSMVDNISITFQSEEFIALSIRHTGGSELRLVVCRLDNGTDTTHEIEIDAEKLVWTGPYYYQVK